A window of Streptomyces sp. Je 1-332 genomic DNA:
GTGCCGTACGGCTGGTCCCGGGCCGCGAGTTCGCTGACGTACGAACTCAGCGGCGAGAGCCCCGTACTGAGGAAGGGTTCGATGAGCCACGTGCTGTAGGCGAGCGCGCCGAGTGCCAGGAGGGCCGAGACGGCGCCGGTACGAGCGCGGCCGGGGCGGGGCACCGCCGGTGGTGCGGTCGGCACGGCGGGGCGGACGGCGCTAGTCGGCGGCGGCACGCGTGTCCCCCGGTGAGGGCCGCGCACGCCCTGCACGTGAAGCGGTTCGCGCCGTTTCGTACGTATTCGTCATGGGCTCATGATCAGTGCAGCGTCGGGGGCCCGCATGTCGCGCGATACCCGCCGGGGGTAAGGTTTCGCCCGTGGCGGCCATGAAGAGATCAGCGATCGGCGGCAGGCAGCTCCTGCTGCTCGCCGCGCTGCTCTTCGGCATCGTGACGATGCATACGCTGGGCCACCCGACCGGACACCCGACCGGGAACTCCCCCGGCCCCGCGACGGGCCACCACTCGTCGAGCCCTGCGAGGGATAACTCGGCAACGGATCGCCCGACAACGAACCACTCGGCGACGGATCGCCCGACGACGAACCACCCGACGAACCACTCGGCGACGGTTCGCTCGACGACAGATCACTCGGCAAGCCAGTCGTCCGGCATCGGCATGGGCGGCATGGACCCGCTCTCCGTCTGCCTGGCCGTCCTCGCCGCGTTCACCCTCGTACTGCTGCTCAAGGCGGGCCTGCTGCGGCCCGGCGGCTTCGGCGTCCCCGCCCGTGTGCCCGCCCGGTTGCTCGACGGGCTGCGGCCCAATCCGCCGCCGCCCCGCATACTCCTGTCCCACCTCTCGGTGCTGCGCATCTAGGCCGACGCACCGGCTGCTTCACGCTGCCCGCGCACGGGCGGGTCCTCGATGGGAACCTCCGGGCGTCGAGCGGTGTATCAAAAGCAGCAGATGCGCCCATCTGCACGCACCACTACGACGAGGTGTACTCAGCCATGCGCACTCAACCCCTGCGCACCCCTTCGCGCCGCGCGCTGCTCGGCGCCGCGACCGCCGTCGCCGGTTCGGGAATCCTGACGGCCTGTGCCGGCTCCGACTCCGACTCCAGCTCCTCCGGCCACGGCAGCGGCCACGGCAGCGGCTCAGAACCCAAGGCCGGCCCCGAGGGCTATATCGACCCCGCCGGCGAGGAAGTCGCCGCCGCGGAGAAGAAGCGAGCCGGCGGCGGCTCGCTCCGCGCGGTGAAGCTCATGGCCATGACGGCCACGCTCGACCTCGGCGGCCGCACGGTCAAGACCTGGGCGTACGGCGATCGGCTCCCCGGAAAGGAAGTCCGCGTCACCGCGGGCGACACCCTCGCCCTCACGCTCGCCAACCACCTCCCCCAGGCCACGTCCCTGCACTGGCACGGCCTCGCCCTGCGCAACGACATGGACGGCGTCCCCGGCCTCACCCAGAAGGGCATCAAGCCGGGCGCCGACTTCACCTACCGCTTCGCGGTGCCGCACCCGGGGACGTACTGGTTCCATCCCCACTCGGGCACCCAGCAGGACCGCGGTCTGTACGCCCCACTGATCGTCGACGACCCCAAGGAGCCCTTGAAGTACGACAAGGAGTGGGTTGTCGTCCTGGACGACTGGGTCGACGGGGTGGACGGCTCCACGCCGGACTCCGTGCTCGCCGAGCTCAGCAAGGGCATGGGCGGCCACGACATGAGCGGCGACGAGGGAGAGACCTCGGGCGAGGGAAAGGACTCGGGCGAGGGCGGCATGGATCACGGCGGCCACGACATGTCGAACATGTCGCTGCGGACAGCCGTGTCCCCGAAGCCCTCCCCGGCCTCCCCGGGCTCCCCGGGCTCCCCGGCCTCCCCGGGCTCCCCGGGCCCCTCCCGCATGATGATGGGCGCCAAGAGCGACCTGCTGGGCGGCGACGCGGGCGACGTGGCCTACCCGCACTATCTGATCAACGGCCGCACCGCGGACGCCCCTTCCTCCTTCAAGGCCCGCCCCGGTGACCGCATCCGCCTGCGCATCATCAACGCCGGCGGCGACACGGCCTTCCGGGTGGCGCTCGGCGGCCACGAGATGACGGTGACGCACACGGACGGCTTCCCGGTGGAGCACGCGAAGACGGACGCGCTGCTGCTCGGCATGGGCGAGCGCTATGACGTCCTGGTCACCGCCAAGGACGGCGCGTTCCCGCTGACCGCGGCGGCCGAGGGAAAGAAGGCGACAGCCCTGGCCGCCCTGCGCACGGGGGGCGGCGCAGCCCCCTCCCCCTCGACCCGCCCCCGGGAGCTGAAGGGCCGCCTCCTGACGGCGGACAAGCTGCGGGCGGCCCGCTCGGTGGCCCTCCCCTCCCGCAAGCCGGACCGCACGATCAGGATCCAACTGACCGGCGGCATGGCGAAGTACGACTGGGCCTTCGACAAGAAGCCCTATTCCCCGGACCGCCGCCACCCGGTCCGCGCGGGCGAGCGCGTCCGTCTGGTCTTCGCCAACTCGACGACGATGTGGCACCCGATCCATCTGCACGGCCACACGTTCACCCTGGCGAACACGCCGGACGGCCCCCGCAAGGACACCGCGATCCTGTTGCCGAACGGCACGCTGGCGGTGGACTTCGACGCCGACAACCCGGGCCTGTGGATGATCCACTGCCACAACGTCTATCACTCGGAGGCAGGAATGATGACGGTCCTGGGCTACCGCAACTGACCGCCCTCGGCTACGGCGGCTGACCGCCCCTCGGCCACCACGGCTGATCGCCCTCGGCTACCGCAACTGACCGCCCTGGGCTACGGCCACGGCTTACCGCCCCCGGCCACCGCAGCTGACCGCCCTCGCCCACCGCAGCTGACCGGCGGTCACCCCGTGGGGCGCCCCAAGTGGGGCGCCCCACCCCCGCCCCGCAAGGCATCGCGTCGCTCTGACGATTACACTGAGCCTCGTGCCTCAACTACGCCTCGCCCTGAATCAGATCGACTCGACCGTCGGCGATCTCGCCGGGAACGTCGAGGCGATCGTCCATTGGACCCGGCACTCCGCCGAGCAGGGAGCGCATCTCGTCGCGTTCCCCGAGATGGCGCTGACCGGCTATCCCGTCGAGGACCTCGCCCTGCGGTCGTCCTTCGTCGACGCCTCCCGGGAGGCGCTGCGCGCGCTCGCCGCGCGGCTGAACGACGAGGGGTACGGCGAGCTGCCGGTGGTCGTCGGCTATCTCGACCGCTCCGAGGAGGCCAAGCCGATCTTCGGCCAGCCCCCGGGGGCGCCGCGCAACGCGGGTGCGGTGCTGCATCGGGGCGAGGTCGTGCTCAAGTACTCCAAGCACCACCTCCCGAACTACGGGGTCTTCGACGAGTTCCGTTACTTCGTGCCGGGCGAGACGCTGCCGGTCGTGCGCGTGCACGGCGTCGACGTCGCGCTCGCCATCTGCGAGGACCTCTGGCAGGACGGCGGCCGCGTTCCCGCGACACGCACCGCGGGCGCGGGTCTGCTGCTCTCCATCAACGCGTCGCCGTACGAGCGGAACAAGGACGACCAGCGGCTCGAGCTCGTGCGCAAGCGCGCGCAGGAAGCCGGCTGCACCACCGCCTACCTCGCCATGATCGGCGGCCAGGACGAGCTCGTCTTCGACGGCGACTCGATCGTCGTCGACCAGGGCGGCGAAGTCATCGCGCGGGCGCCGCAGTTCGCCGAGGGGTGCATCGTCCTCGATCTCGATCTCCCGGCCGCCGCTCCCGAGCCGCCGTCGGGCGTCGTGGACGACGGGCTGCGCGTCGAGCACGTCACCGTCTCGCAGGAGCCCCTCGCCGCGTACGAGCCGGAACTCACCGGTGGGTACGCCGAGCGGCTCGACGACGAGGAAGAGGTGTACTCGGCGCTGGTCGTCGGGCTGCGTGCGTACACCGCGAAGAACGGTTTCAGCAGCGTCCTGATCGGCCTCTCCGGAGGCATCGACTCCGCCCTCACCGCCGCCATCGCCTGTGACGCGCTCGGCGCGCAGAACGTGTACGGCGTCGCTATGCCGTCGCGTTACTCCTCGGAGCACTCCATCAGTGACGCGGAGGACCTGGCCCAACGTACGGGGCTGAACTTCCGTACCGTGCCGATCGCCCCGATGTTCGACGCCTACATGGGGTCCCTGGGTCTCACCGGGCTCGCCGAGGAGAACCTCCAGTCGCGGCTGCGCGGCACGATGCTGATGGCCCTCTCCAACCAGGAGGGGCACATCGTCCTCGCCCCTGGCAACAAGTCCGAGCTCGCGGTGGGGTATTCGACGCTCTACGGCGACTCGGTGGGGGCGTACGGCCCGATCAAGGACGTGTACAAGTCCCTGATCTTCCGGCTCGCCGAGTGGCGCAACCGCGCTGCCGTCGACCGCGGCCAGACGCCGCCGATCCCCGAGAACTCCATCACCAAGCCGCCGAGCGCGGAGCTGCGGCCCGATCAGGTGGACACGGATTCGCTGCCGGACTATCCGGTCCTCGACGCGATCCTGGAGATGTACGTCGACCGCGACCAGGGCGCGGACACGATCGTCGCCGCCGGTTATGACCGGGAGCTGGTGGTGAAGACCCTGCGGATGGTGGACACCGCCGAGTACAAGCGGCGGCAGTACCCGCCGGGTACGAAGATCTCCGCGAAGGGGTTCGGCAAGGACCGCCGCCTTCCGATCACCAATCGGTGGCGGGAGAAGTCCGTCTGACGGTGCCGGCCAGGGCGGGGGCGAGCAGCCCCCGCCCTGGTCACCGGTCACCTCCGGCCCCCGCCCCCGTCACCTCCGGCCGCCGTTCTCGTCACCTGCGGCCCCCGCCCCCCGTCACCTCCGGGAGGCCTCCCGCACCGGCTCCCCCGAAGCCACGAGCCGCTCGTTGCCCGCCGCGGGCACGGGCGCGGGCGACCGCAGGTCCACCAGATACGCCACGCCCGCCACTCCGAGGCCCAGCACGGCGAGGGCCGCGCCGGTGACCGCCGGTGAGGTGACCCCGAAGCCCGCGGCCAGCGCGAGGCCGCCGACCCACGCGCCTCCCGCGTTGGCGAGGTTGAACGCGGCCTGGTTCGCGGAGGAGGCGAGGGACGGGGCCGCCGATGCCTTCTCCATGACCATCAGCTGCAGGGGCGAGCCCGTGGTGAACGCCGCCATGCCGAGCAGCGTCACCGCGAGCGCCGCGCTCCACGCCGTTCCCATGAGGACCGGGAACAGGGCGAGGACCACGACCAGTGCGGTTAGGCCGCCAAAAAGCGTGCCCCGCAGGGAGTGGTCGGCGAGCCGGCCGCCGAGGAGGTTGCCCGCCGTGGCGCCGACACCGAACAGCGCCAGAAGCAACGTAACGCTGGATTCGGCGTAGCCCGCGGCGTCGGTCAGCATCGGGGTCACATAGCTGTACGCGGAGAACAGCGCGCCGAAGCCCGCCACGGTCGTGCCGAGGGCGAGCCACACCGGGACGCTGCGCAGGGCGCGGAGCTCCCCGCGCAGGCCGCCGCTCTCGCCGTGGCCGTGGTCGGCGGGGACGAGGAGGGCGAGCGCGGCGATGGCGGCGATGCCGATCGCGCTGACCGCGAGGAACGTCGCGCGCCAGCCGAGCTGCTGTCCCATCGCGGTGGCGACGGGCACGCCCACGATGTTGGCGACGGTCAGGCCGAGGAACATGAGCGAGACCGAGCGGGCCTTGCGCTCGGGGGCCACCAGACCGGTGGCGACCACCGCGCCGACGCCGAAGAACGCACCGTGCGGCAGGCCGCTGAGGAAGCGGGCGGCCATCAGCCAGTGGTAGTCGGGGGCAGCGGCCGACAGCGCGTTGCCCGCGACGAAGAGCACCATCAGGCCGATGAGGACGCGGCGGCGCGGCATGCGCGCGGTGACCGCGGCGAGCAGCGGTGCGCCGATGACGACACCGAGGGCGTACGCCGAGACCAGGTGTCCCGCGGTGGGGATGGATATGTGCAGGTCGTCCGCGACGTTGGGCAGCAGGCCCATCATCACGAACTCGGTCGTGCCGATGCCGAAGGCGCCCACGGCGAGGGCGAGCAGGGCCAGGGGCATGAAGAACCTTCCGGGGGGGGAGCGCATGAGGGAGTGGTGTTCCGTAAGTTTACGTACGGAACAAAGTCTCTCGGGCTCAGTATTCCGTGAGGTTACGAACGGATGTGCGGCGCGTGGCGCCCGAGGCTACAGCTCCACGCGCGCCGCGATCGGCAGGTGGTCGCTGCCCGTCTCCGGCAGCGTCCACGACGACAGCGGCTCGACGCCCTTCACCATGATCTGGTCGATCCGCGCCATCGGGAACGACGCGGGCCAGCTGAAGCCGAAGCCGTCGCCCGCCGCGCCCTGCGTGGAGCGCATCTGCGAGGTGACGGCGTTCAGGGCGCGGTCGTTCATCGTGCCGTTCAGGTCGCCGAGCAGCACGACCTTGGAGACCTGCTCGTCGGCGATGGCCTCGCCGAGCGCGTCGGCGCTGTCGTCCCGCTGGTTGGCGGTGAAGCCCGCGTCCATCTTGACCCGGACCGACGGCAGGTGGGCGACGTAGACGGCGACCTCACCCTTGGGGCTGTTGACGGTCGTGCGCATCGCGCGCGTCCAGCCCAGCTTGATGTCGACGGGCCCCGTACCGGTGAGGGGGTACTTGCTCCACAGGCCGACCGTGCCCTGCACCGAGTGGTACTTGTACGTGCCGGCCAGGGCCTTCTCGTACGTCGGGACGGCGTCCGCCGTGAGTTCCTCCAGGGCCACGACGTCGGCGCCGGAGGCGGCGACGTCACGGGCGGTGCCCGAGGGGTCGGCGTTCTCCGCGTTCACGTTGTGGGTGGCCACCGTCAGGTCGCCGCCGGCGCCGGACTTGTCGCTGATGAGACCGCCGAAGGAGCTGACCCAGATGACCGCGGGCAGCAGCACGGCGATCAGCGCGGTGGCTGACCTGCGGACGAAGCCGACGACGAGCAGGACCGGGATCAGGACGCCGAGCCAGGGCAGGAACGTCTCGATGAGGCTGCCGAGGTTGCCGACGCCGTTCGGGATCTGGGCGTGGAAGAGCATCACCAGGGTGAGCAGCACGGCGACCGCGGCCGTGACGAGTCCGCGCCGCCAGATGCCGCGGTCCCCGCGCCAGCCGTCGGCCAGGCGCCGGAACCGAGACCCCTGGCGGTCAGGTTCCGAGCCGCCGTTGCCCGTCTCCGTCACATACGCCTGCGCCATACGCTCGTCGCCTCACTGGTGCCGTGCAACCGTCCTCGCCCCTGAAACCCTAGGCGATGATCGGGTGTCCTCCCCGCCGTCCGTGACGGCCGTACGGGACGAGGACGAGCGGAGCGGCGGGGCGGGTTCCGCATCTCCCCGCACAACGGGCCGCTGTGACGAAACGCGCACATTCACCCCGTGGGCCGCAGTCCGGCGAGCACGCTGTCCACGATCCGCTCGGCGAGACCCTCGTCGAGCGGCGCGTCGGAGCGCAGGACGGTGCGGACGAGCATGGGGCCGACGAAGAGGTCGTTGGCGAGGACGATGTCGACGTCGTCGCGCAGTTCGCCGTTCTCCACGCCCCGGCGCAGCACCTCGCGCAGGACGCGACGCTGGGGTTCGATGACGGTCGCGTGATACGCCTGCCACAGCTTCGGCAGGCTCTTCATCTGCGCGAACACGTTGTGCAGCAGCGCGGAGGAGCGCAGGTTCACGCCGCGCCTGCGCAGATGTTCCAGGCAGACGATGAGGTCGCCGCGCATGGACTCCCCGGGCAACTCGGGAGGGGGGTCGTCGATGCCGCGCAGGATCTCGACGAAGAGCTCCTCCTTGCCGCTCCAGCGGCGGTAGATGGTGGCCTTGCCGACACCCGCCGTGCGGGCGATCCGTTCGATGGAGAGGTCGGCGAGCGGCACGCCGTCCTCGATCAGCTTCAGGACGCCCTCGACGATCGACCGCTCCACGGCCTCGCTGCGGGGGCGTCCCCGGACGCCTTTGGCGCTGTGGCCCACGTCAACTGCCTCTCTCGTCGTCCGGCACTCCGCCGCGCCGATTCTCCCTGCCCCGGTCAGCGCCCCGCGCCCACGGGGTCGGCCTTCGGCTGCTCGGCCTCCGGCTCCTGGGGTGGGCGGCCCGGCAGGAACAGGGCGACGACCACGAAGCCGATCAGGGCGACGCCCGCGCCGCAGAGCGCCGTGATGTGCATGGCGTGCAGGAAGGAGTCGTGGGCCGCGGTGACCAGGGGCTCGCCGCGCGGGCCGAGCTTGGCGGCGACGCCGAGGGTGGCCTCGATGGACTCGCCCGCGGTGTGCCGTACGTCGGCGGGCAGCAGGGTGAGCTTGTCCTCGACGCCGCTGCGGTAGGCCGCGGAGAGGACGGAGCCGAGCACCGCGATGCCGAGGGCGCCGCCGACCTGCCGGAAGGTGTTGCTCAGGGCGGAGGCGGAGCCCGCCTTCTCGCGGGGCAGCGCCTGCATGATGACGACGCTCGCGGGAGTCATGATGTGCGCCATGCCGGTGCCCATCAGGAAGAACATGACCTCCAGGATCCAGATCGGCGTATCGGCCTCCAGGGTCGTGAAGGCGGCGAGCATCGCGGCCAGGAGCAGCAGTCCGCCCCCGCACACGGCGCGGACGCCGAAGCGGTCGACGACGAGGCGGGCGCGCGGCGCGAAGATGAGCTGGGCGGCGGCGAGCGGCAGCATCAGCAGGCCGGTCTCCAGCGGCGAGTAGCCGCGCACGCTCTGGGTGTAGAAGACGGCGAAGAACGTCACGCCCATCAGCGCGAAGAAGACGAGCGCGAGGGAGCTGATCGCCGCCGAGAAGACCCGGTTCCTGAAGTACGAGATGTCGATGGACGGGTGGTCGCTGCGCTTCTCGTACAGCACGAAGCCGACGAGTACGGCGAGGCCCGCGAGGACGGTCCCGAGGACGGCCGGGTCGGTGAAGTCGGCGAGCTGGCCGCCCTTGATGATGCCGTAGACGAGCAGGACGAGACCGACGATGGACAGGCCCACGCCCACCAGGTCGATGCGGCCGGGCTTCGGGTCGCGCGACTCGGGCACGAGCCAGATCATCAGGCCGATCGCGACGATCACGATCGGCACGTTCACCAGGAAGACCGAGCCCCACCAGAAGTGGTCGAGGAGCACGCCGCCGGTGATGGGTCCGATCGCGATGGCGAGGCCGACACCGCCCGCCCAGATGCCGATGGCCTTGGGCTGTTCCTCGCGCTCGAAGACGTTCATCAGGATGGCGAGGGTGGCGGGCATCACGAAGGCGGCGCCGAGGCCCATCACCGCGCGGAACATGATGAGTTGGACGGGTGAGCCGGACTCCGCGGCGAGCGCGGAGCCGATGCCGAAGACGGCGAGGCCCGCGATCAGCATCTTCTTGCGGCCGAGCCGGTCGCCGAGCAGGCCCGCCGTGAAGAGGAGCCCCGCGAAGACCAGGGTGTAGGAGTTGATGGCCCACTCCAGGTCGCCCTGGGTGGCGCCGAGGCCCGTGGGCTCCGGGGTCGAGATCGTCTTGATGGCGACGTTCAGGATCGAGTTGTCGAGCACCACGATGAGCAGGCTCAGCATCAGGGCGCCGAGGATCGCCCACCGGCGCCGGTGGACGGCTTCCGGTATGCGTGGGGTGGAGACGGCGGGAGTAGTCATGGCATCCAGCCTAGGCCCATTCCGATACGAGACCGTCTCGTATTGTAAAGACTTTACCGAAGGGTCCACTAGCCGACGGGCGGCACGCGATGCCACCATGGAGGGGATCCGGGGACGCCGTCAGGGCGCCTCGAGATAACAGAAGGAGCCGTTGCGATGACGCAACTTTCGGCTGCCCAGAACCAGCCCGCGGGCCCCGCCGGTCAGTCCACCGACAGCAGCAAGGCGCTGTACGGAGGCAAGAGCACCCGCCGCATCACCGCGCGGGACATCGCCGCCGCCAAGGAGCGGGGCGAGAAGTGGCCCATGCTCACCGCGTACGACGCGATGACCGCGTCCGTCTTCGACGAGGCCGGCATCCCCGTGATGCTGGTCGGCGACTCGGCGGGCAACTGCCACCTCGGGTACGAGACGACCGTGCCCGTCACCCTCGACGAGATGACGATGC
This region includes:
- a CDS encoding multicopper oxidase family protein — translated: MRTQPLRTPSRRALLGAATAVAGSGILTACAGSDSDSSSSGHGSGHGSGSEPKAGPEGYIDPAGEEVAAAEKKRAGGGSLRAVKLMAMTATLDLGGRTVKTWAYGDRLPGKEVRVTAGDTLALTLANHLPQATSLHWHGLALRNDMDGVPGLTQKGIKPGADFTYRFAVPHPGTYWFHPHSGTQQDRGLYAPLIVDDPKEPLKYDKEWVVVLDDWVDGVDGSTPDSVLAELSKGMGGHDMSGDEGETSGEGKDSGEGGMDHGGHDMSNMSLRTAVSPKPSPASPGSPGSPASPGSPGPSRMMMGAKSDLLGGDAGDVAYPHYLINGRTADAPSSFKARPGDRIRLRIINAGGDTAFRVALGGHEMTVTHTDGFPVEHAKTDALLLGMGERYDVLVTAKDGAFPLTAAAEGKKATALAALRTGGGAAPSPSTRPRELKGRLLTADKLRAARSVALPSRKPDRTIRIQLTGGMAKYDWAFDKKPYSPDRRHPVRAGERVRLVFANSTTMWHPIHLHGHTFTLANTPDGPRKDTAILLPNGTLAVDFDADNPGLWMIHCHNVYHSEAGMMTVLGYRN
- a CDS encoding MFS transporter; its protein translation is MPLALLALAVGAFGIGTTEFVMMGLLPNVADDLHISIPTAGHLVSAYALGVVIGAPLLAAVTARMPRRRVLIGLMVLFVAGNALSAAAPDYHWLMAARFLSGLPHGAFFGVGAVVATGLVAPERKARSVSLMFLGLTVANIVGVPVATAMGQQLGWRATFLAVSAIGIAAIAALALLVPADHGHGESGGLRGELRALRSVPVWLALGTTVAGFGALFSAYSYVTPMLTDAAGYAESSVTLLLALFGVGATAGNLLGGRLADHSLRGTLFGGLTALVVVLALFPVLMGTAWSAALAVTLLGMAAFTTGSPLQLMVMEKASAAPSLASSANQAAFNLANAGGAWVGGLALAAGFGVTSPAVTGAALAVLGLGVAGVAYLVDLRSPAPVPAAGNERLVASGEPVREASRR
- a CDS encoding NAD+ synthase, with the translated sequence MPQLRLALNQIDSTVGDLAGNVEAIVHWTRHSAEQGAHLVAFPEMALTGYPVEDLALRSSFVDASREALRALAARLNDEGYGELPVVVGYLDRSEEAKPIFGQPPGAPRNAGAVLHRGEVVLKYSKHHLPNYGVFDEFRYFVPGETLPVVRVHGVDVALAICEDLWQDGGRVPATRTAGAGLLLSINASPYERNKDDQRLELVRKRAQEAGCTTAYLAMIGGQDELVFDGDSIVVDQGGEVIARAPQFAEGCIVLDLDLPAAAPEPPSGVVDDGLRVEHVTVSQEPLAAYEPELTGGYAERLDDEEEVYSALVVGLRAYTAKNGFSSVLIGLSGGIDSALTAAIACDALGAQNVYGVAMPSRYSSEHSISDAEDLAQRTGLNFRTVPIAPMFDAYMGSLGLTGLAEENLQSRLRGTMLMALSNQEGHIVLAPGNKSELAVGYSTLYGDSVGAYGPIKDVYKSLIFRLAEWRNRAAVDRGQTPPIPENSITKPPSAELRPDQVDTDSLPDYPVLDAILEMYVDRDQGADTIVAAGYDRELVVKTLRMVDTAEYKRRQYPPGTKISAKGFGKDRRLPITNRWREKSV
- a CDS encoding TetR/AcrR family transcriptional regulator yields the protein MGHSAKGVRGRPRSEAVERSIVEGVLKLIEDGVPLADLSIERIARTAGVGKATIYRRWSGKEELFVEILRGIDDPPPELPGESMRGDLIVCLEHLRRRGVNLRSSALLHNVFAQMKSLPKLWQAYHATVIEPQRRVLREVLRRGVENGELRDDVDIVLANDLFVGPMLVRTVLRSDAPLDEGLAERIVDSVLAGLRPTG
- a CDS encoding DUF6153 family protein, producing MKRSAIGGRQLLLLAALLFGIVTMHTLGHPTGHPTGNSPGPATGHHSSSPARDNSATDRPTTNHSATDRPTTNHPTNHSATVRSTTDHSASQSSGIGMGGMDPLSVCLAVLAAFTLVLLLKAGLLRPGGFGVPARVPARLLDGLRPNPPPPRILLSHLSVLRI
- a CDS encoding MFS transporter — encoded protein: MTTPAVSTPRIPEAVHRRRWAILGALMLSLLIVVLDNSILNVAIKTISTPEPTGLGATQGDLEWAINSYTLVFAGLLFTAGLLGDRLGRKKMLIAGLAVFGIGSALAAESGSPVQLIMFRAVMGLGAAFVMPATLAILMNVFEREEQPKAIGIWAGGVGLAIAIGPITGGVLLDHFWWGSVFLVNVPIVIVAIGLMIWLVPESRDPKPGRIDLVGVGLSIVGLVLLVYGIIKGGQLADFTDPAVLGTVLAGLAVLVGFVLYEKRSDHPSIDISYFRNRVFSAAISSLALVFFALMGVTFFAVFYTQSVRGYSPLETGLLMLPLAAAQLIFAPRARLVVDRFGVRAVCGGGLLLLAAMLAAFTTLEADTPIWILEVMFFLMGTGMAHIMTPASVVIMQALPREKAGSASALSNTFRQVGGALGIAVLGSVLSAAYRSGVEDKLTLLPADVRHTAGESIEATLGVAAKLGPRGEPLVTAAHDSFLHAMHITALCGAGVALIGFVVVALFLPGRPPQEPEAEQPKADPVGAGR
- a CDS encoding endonuclease/exonuclease/phosphatase family protein, with translation MAQAYVTETGNGGSEPDRQGSRFRRLADGWRGDRGIWRRGLVTAAVAVLLTLVMLFHAQIPNGVGNLGSLIETFLPWLGVLIPVLLVVGFVRRSATALIAVLLPAVIWVSSFGGLISDKSGAGGDLTVATHNVNAENADPSGTARDVAASGADVVALEELTADAVPTYEKALAGTYKYHSVQGTVGLWSKYPLTGTGPVDIKLGWTRAMRTTVNSPKGEVAVYVAHLPSVRVKMDAGFTANQRDDSADALGEAIADEQVSKVVLLGDLNGTMNDRALNAVTSQMRSTQGAAGDGFGFSWPASFPMARIDQIMVKGVEPLSSWTLPETGSDHLPIAARVEL